One Mauremys mutica isolate MM-2020 ecotype Southern unplaced genomic scaffold, ASM2049712v1 Super-Scaffold_100033, whole genome shotgun sequence genomic region harbors:
- the LOC123358224 gene encoding collagenase 3-like — translation MGRPSSPTIYSGISPRKGKMLMESLNKGQNFKDPELGLETLVRAMGLFLTFPEGFIWTSGLSQRPEPQKTHSWQGSPGVRKGLWYHIQPLRGSQKSLETFSPFDGSCGELGHVYGPGEERGGGIHLDEEEFWTMDYVWKGGIIFVCL, via the exons ATGGGCAGGCCCAGTTCCCCTACCATCTACAGTGGCATAAGCCCCAGGAAGGGGAAAATGCTTATGGAGAGCTTGAACAAAGGGCAGAATTTCAAGGACCCAGAGTTGGGGCTGGAGACCCTAGTGAGGGCAATGGGACTGTTCTTGACTTTCCCAGAGGGGTTCATTTGGACTTCGGGACTTAGCCAGAGGCCTGAGCCACAGAAGACTCACAGCTGGCAGGGTTCCCCAGGGGTGAGAAAAGGACTGTGGTACCATATCCAGCCACTAAGAGGCTCTCAAAAG AGCCTGGAGACTTTTTCCCCATTTGATGGGTCTTGTGGTGAGCTGGGTCATGTATATGGACCTGGAGAAGAAAGAGGAGGTGGCATTCATTTGGATGAAGAGGAATTTTGGACAATGGATTATGTCTGGAAAG GAGGAATCATTTTCGTTTGCCTCTAA